In the Triticum aestivum cultivar Chinese Spring chromosome 2B, IWGSC CS RefSeq v2.1, whole genome shotgun sequence genome, TAAATTGTTCTGATAATGTCAACATGAAAATCTGATGCCTGCTTCACATTGTCACATGAAAGTCTGATGTCTGCTTCACATTGTCATATGAAAGTTTTAGAGCCACCatcttatatttttttgagcatAATAAAGAACCACACAGATCTGTTAGCTTATTCCTTACAGGCAGCTGCTGGCAATGCACTTGCTGATTCTGAGATGAATGCAAAATCTGGTGCAAATAAGATTGATGATAAAGGTGCGGAGGCGAAGTACACAAACCATAGTCTTGATGAGGTTGCTAGTATGGTTTGTGCTACTGTATCTGTTTTCGACACGAAGGTACATTACTTACTGCATGCTAGGAAAATTTGTTTGTTAACCATGATACTTTGCGCTTGGTGTTATGATTGTATTTGTAATTCTAGTAATCATGCTTTCACACAAACAGGTTCAGAATACTTTTCGTGATTTTGAGGAATGCAACATTCTTCGTCCATTTATGGGTGACACTATAAAAGAAATAGCTAAGGCTTGTCAGACCCTCGAGGGGAAGGATTCATCCCCGACTGCTGGTATAGTTAGTGCCATTGTCTTAAAAAGTTGCTTTTACACATAAATTTGCTGTATATCCTGAATGTGTTTAACAACTGTGCCAGTTAAAATGTTGCATGCCCTTCATACTGAAATGACAAAGCTCTACATTCTTCGACTTTGTTCGTGGATGCGGGTAACAACTAAGGAAGTATCAAAACATGAGACTTGGGTTACTTTGTCAACCCTTGAGAGAAACAAGTCTCCTTATGCAATTTCATGCCTGCCCTTGGAGTTCCGTGAAATCACAATTTCCGCAATGGACCGGATTGAATTGTAAGCGTGCTTCTGTATTTCTGCTCAACACTGTACTTTATTAATTTGTCTAGTTTGTTACGGAGTTATGCACTTACGGTTGCGATTTCTGAGCCATGTGGAAGTTTTCTGGCTGTATTTTTGTTTTCCCCCCTGTAGTTGACCTTTTTCTTTGTAATGTTTGCATTTCAAAGCTTATTTCCTTGTTGGGAACTCCAGGTTTTCTGCACAACTAGGGGAGGCTAAATATGTTTCTTTTTGCAAGCACAATATGTTAGTTTATGACAACGCATGGCAATTCAATTGCATTcttgttactccctccattccaataaAATAAGGCGCGCAGTCGCACACACACCCCAaaattcaactttgaccataaattagacATATCAAATGTGAGTTATATGTGataaaaattataccattgaatTCATATTCGAAAGAACTTTTCAGTGGTATAATATTTAGTTCACAAAAATGTATACCATCGgtctaatttatggtcaaagttggatttGGGGATGTATAACACAGAGACAGACAGACTACGTATCTTCAGCCTTCACTTTTGAAAGTATCAAACTGCGTCCTGATCTACGTTGTTTATTTCAGAATGATCTTTAATCTCAGGAATGAGACTGCCAAGTCTTACGACATTACTCGACAGCTTCAGGAAATCCATGAGTCTGTTAGACTTGCGTTTCTAAATTCTTTTCGGGATTTTGCAGGTATGGAGTTGATTTATATTATAGTTATTCTGAAATTCTGAATTGTTGTATTTAATTATGGCATCATTGTTTATTCTTCACAACCTGTGTAAACTTATCAGGTTATCTGGGGACATTTGGAGCGGAACTAGCTCAGAGTAGATCAAATAAAGAAAACAAtcatgtgcaaaatgggtatatgAATGGTACTGATAGAGAATCATCTGCTAGCATGGATGGAGGCTTGCACAAGAAGCTATTGGTTGTTTTGAGTAACATTGGATATTGTAAAGCAGAACTTTCAGATCAACTGTATAACAAATATAGGCACATTTGGTCTCCGATCAGGTACCTGGCCTACTTCTCTTATTTTTCTGATAGCATTCTTCAAGTATTGCTGCATTGCATAATGCTCTAAAACCTATTATGGTTCAAATTCCCTAACCTTCCACCCTCAAATAATAATAATTTTCTTGAGGTCATCTCTTGTTAGTTCTTTACTATTTTCATGTCATTATCTTCCTTTGAAGCTAATTCCGATGCATCTTAGTCATTAGAATGTAATTTACTAACTGATCACTCGAATTGAATTTTTGTAGCAGAAATATTGTGGAAGGATTCCTATCTAACTGAAAGTTTACATACTAATCAATTAGAGCCACTGATTTTTATCCAGTTGATATATTTAAGTAATActtccaacaacaacaacaaagccttcagtcccaaacaagttgtggcaggctagagctgaaacccataagatctcgcaaccaactcatggttctggcacatggatagctagCTTCCACGCACCCtctccatggctagttctttggtgatattccagtccttcagatctctctttacagactcctcccatgtcaagtttggtctacccAACCCCTCTTGACACTATCagcacgctttagccatccgctatgcactggagcttctggtggcctgcgctgaatatgcccaaaccatcctgtccaggctagttctttggtgatattccagtccttcagatctctctttacagactcctcccatgtcaagtttggtctacccAACCCCTCTTGACACTATCagcacgctttagccatccgctatgcactggagcttctggtggcctgcgctgaatatgcccaaaccatctcaaacgatgttggacaagcttcactccaatcggtgctaccccaactctatcccgtatatcatcattccggacctgatccttccttgtgtggccacacatccatctcaaaatgcgcatctccgctacacctaactgttgaacatgtcgccttttagtcggcgaacactcagcgccatacaacattgcgggtcaaatcgccgtcctatagaacctgccttttagcttttgtggcactctcttgtcacagagaacgccagaagcttggcgccacttcatctatccggctttgattcgatggctcacatcttcattgatatcaccatccttctgcagcattgtccccaaatattgaaaggtgtccttctgaggtaccacctgcccatcaaggctaacctcctcctccttctgAGGTACTAAAACTGCACCTCATgcactcggttttagttctactaagcctaaaaccttttgattccaaggtttgtctccatagctTTAACTTTCTATTAACCCCCATCCGATGATCatcgactagcaccacatcatccgcaaagagcatacaccatgggatatctcctggtatatcccttgtgacctcatccataaCCAAaacaaaaagataagggctcaaagctgacccttggTGCAGTCCTATTTTAGTCTTCattgggaagtcatcagtgtcgccatcacttgttcgaacacttgtcacaacattagcGTACATGttcttgatgagggtaatgtactttgttgggactttgtgtttctccaaggcccaccacattatcggttgtaataacatcttatattatgggacggagggagtacatctgaaTTAGAACCACTTATATTTCAGCATTTTGAACTGAAAGAGAGAAAAATGCGCCTTTTGACTTTAAGATACATGTGGACTAGAAGTGAGCAGTGTCATAGTAACAGCATGCTTAAGTGGCCATCAGCATGCTTGGCCGAAGGTTCCACCCATCAGTTAGGGCTGTTGGTATGAATGGCACTACTGTCTGGGAAGGAAGATGCAAAAAGATTTCTAGGGTTAGGTGCAAATTTATCTTCAGATGAGCCTAACTCATGAAATCATTTCCATTAGTGTGATATCCTATGAATGTGCTACATTTTGTACCTTGTTGCATCCAGTTTTGAGCCTCTCCTTTTTGTAGGACATCAGTCATTAGAAGAAAACCTTCTATGTCTCATTCTTTATCCATATATATTTCTTGTAAGCATGAATAGATGAATGAAAACATTATTTACTCATTTTAGAAACATTTCTCAAGATACATCTACTTCATCAATGACAGTTTCACTATCACAGGGATAATGATGAACGTAGTGCTGATATGCGAGATCTGGTGACATCCTTCTCTGGACTTGAGGATAAAGTCCTCGACCAATATACTTTTGCAAAGGTATGGTTGGCAATGGAGGACTTTCTGTTGATCAACCAGTATATGTATGATCTGTTGAACATCCCGCTGCCAGGGCGCCTTGTCGCTTTATTCCTATCTTGTCGTGCGAATGTTAATCTGGGATATTTTACTTGCTGAAGATTTGTTACGCAAACACCAAATATATTGTCATCCGTCAATAGTAGTATAATCTTTGAAAGAATCGCTTAAATGATGCCAACTATAATATTTCATTTTTGTATGAAGTAGCAGTAATTTGATTAAAAGCCGTTGTTATTATACTTGCTTTCTATTAGTCTGGAATAAGCCATATGTTTGTAAACAAGTAGGTCATACTTGACGCCATAAACATGTTTTCCGGATTATCAGTTTTTGGGCATGTTCGCATTTTATATTGTCCTGCTTTCGCTTTTACTCATCatgattttttattttcttttgattagTCAAATGTGATCAGAAATGCTGCACAGAACTATCTGTTGGATTCTGGGATTCATTGGGGAGCAGCACCTGTAGTGAAGGTATGCAGTACAAAGGATGACAAGCCCTATTGATGCTATCTCAATTATCTATTACTAGTTCTTTATTTATTGAAACAGCCAATTGCATTCCACGCTAGAGTTTCCGTCCTGATGCAGTTCAAAATCATGGCTGGATCCAACCCCACTCAAACTGCTGCACAACCCTTCTTGGCAGGTTTTGCACAGTTCGTGGGCTACATTACCAATTTGCCATTAAACGATAGCTCCCGTTCGCACTCCTGTTTTATTTCCAGCTCTCTGCCGATGCCCTGCTCCTAATCGTTGGCAGTGGTGGCACTGAGCACAACCTCTTGCCCAGCAGGATGGCGACCTCTTCTGCGCATCCGACCTCTCAGCACTGAGGCGCCTGGTATTGCACTCTGTCCAGAAGGATGTTCTCCTGCTCCTTGGTGGTGACATTGTGTCCTGTACTCCTGTGATTGTTGCTGTGCAGTCGGGCTAGTGCTATGATCTAATTGTGGTGAGAGGCTAGGTGCCCAGCAGTTTGCTAGTGAAGGGCAGATGTATCAAGCAACAGCATCGCCTGATGAGGTGGTGGGGTGTTTTCTGCTGGCAAGTCACCTCTGTGTGCTTCTGAGCGAAAGCGCTTCTGGTTGCCTCACACCATTGCCAGATGAGGGGCTGGGCTGCTTCTGGCCGGTGGCCTTCATGCAGAGCACCCCTCACTCCCAGATGAACATTATTGTTTCTTGCCTCACGTTGCTGAGATCACATTCACTAACTTTAGTGAGGCTAGTTCAACACCAGCGTCAGCATCACCTCTCCTCTTTCAGTTCTTTCAAGTTGTCAATCACATCTTTGGAATCTTATGCTTGCCATTTGCTTCTCTCAATTTATTGTTGCCATGAACTTCCTTCAAATATATCCCTCCCTGTTGTTTCTTTCTGCATTCTCAGCTTAATTATCTTCATCACCAGTGTGTTACTTTGGAATGGCTTGGGCTGGGTTTTCATACCAAGGAACTGTCTATGAACAGGGCTTGTTCAGAACATGTAGCATCTTACCCATTTACTGCAAGGACAGTTACAACTTACACTAATGGTATCTTGTGGCTCCACTTTTTTTTGCTGACCTAACTGGTGTTTGCGTAGTGGCATGCATTTATGAAAAATAGCCCTGTGTAACAATTAAGTTGCAAATGTTTTTGCTGTCTTACAAATTTAGCATTTTGTCAATGCGAGTGTAGTATTGTTGCACTCTAATTCAATTTATTGTCCTCGCAGGGCATACGGGATGCAACTCTTGATTTACTGCACATCCTTGTAGCTGTACATGCCGAGGTTTCCATCATTTTCCTGTTCTTCCTTTCATTAGTTTCGCATGTGACACAACTATCTTTCCAGGAATAACATGCTTAAAAATGGGCAGATTTCAAACTTTTTTTCTAGGCCGATGGGTTCGTTATGTCCACTTCTGCAGTTCTGCTAAGCTTTCTATTGTGCAAATAAAATGGACAGATTTCAAACTTTATTTTATTTCTGTTTATCTGATAAATATAGGAAAAATACCTTTACATTATAAACTGGATCATTTTTTTTCTGCTTAATGAATAACCAGAGATCCTGATGTTTCCGTAAAAAAAAGTTAGTCTGTAAGGTAGCTGGTATTAAGTACTAGACAAGGCGTTTTCAGTGGTAGCTGGACCTGGTCTCTGTCCTGGAATTTGACAATTTTTGAAGAACTTGGTAACACTGCATTATGTATTTTAATTCGGTTTCCAGTGGTGCTGTGATGTATTTGTTCTATAACTCATATTAAAACTATTGTATTTCATTCTGGATTATTTTCATGTGGATCCTGTTTCCTACTTATACACTAAATAAACACTAATTTAAAACTCTAGGGCCGCTTGTTTTCAAAAACCGCATGACAGGTTGCTGTTGGCAGTTATAATCTATACAGTAAAGTAAGGTACATGGATAAATCTGCTTTAATTCCATCAAAATTATTTTATGCTCTACCTTTGTCTTGTTTCAGGTATACTCGGGTGCTAGGCCTTTGTTGGAGAAAACGATGAAAATTTTGGTCGAGGGTTTGGTCGACATCTTTCTTAGTCTTTTTTATGAGAACAAGGCCAAAGATCTCAGAATGTTGGATGCAAATGGTTTTTGTCAGCTCATGCTTGAGGTaagttatgtactccctccgatccatattaattctCGCAGACTTAGTacaaagttagtagaactttgtgctAAATCTGCGTCAATTAATTTGGGCCGGagggagtagttacttttgttcatcGTAGGATTATTTTTGAGCCTTTACTATGCAGTTGTTCAACTAGTCAAGTTAAACACTCTCCTTTTTGTTATATGCTTGCAGCTCGAGTATTTTGAAACCGTGTTAAACACATACTTCTCTACTGAGGCACAACAAGCTCTGAAATCTTTGCAAGAGAGTTTGTTGGAGAAGGCCTGTGAAAGTATGGGTGAAGCCTCGGAGAATCCTGTATCAGATGATAAACAAGTGTCATCAGTATCACCCGATGATTTGCTTGTAAGTACTCCAAACATTCATGCCTGTCCACGAATTGTGATACATGACAAATTCATCTAGTAGAGTACCATCACATTAACCTATTGAAATATAGGCTGTGCTATGTATGTCTTGATATTTATGATCCTTTGGACAAGCTCGATTACATTGAACTAAGTGCTCTTTAGGGTAAGTTTACTTTTGCAACGGACAATGTATAATCGAAAGTCTGTGTTTTCCCCAGGCTCTTGCTCAGCAACACGGCAGTGATCTGCTGCAAGGGGAGCTGGAGAGAACCCGATTAAATATAGCATGTTTTATGGAGCCAACTCTTCAATCAGGCTCGAAAACTTCAGCTTATTCGTCTTACCAGGCACCAGCCCCAGCTCAAGTCTCCTCCCCTAGTTTTAGAAGGCAGCAGACAAATTCTCCTATAGTCTCTAGAAGACGCCGATGAACTAAATGCTGAGAGCAACATTTTCTTTATCGACGTGGCCTCTTCCCTAAACTCCCTTTTTAAGAAGGAAGTCCCTCTTTTCTTGGGTTGCCTGTATTTTTTATCCATTCATTGTAATTAGCATCATGTTGTGTATTATGAATTTTGATCCATTCTTTTGGTGTTGTATGATAAAAAGGGCAGGGTACAGGTGCTGCTGTACGGGACTATGTACTTGTATAATCTCCAGAAACTGGAATTGTTATTTCCTTTTTTTTTTCAGAAGATACCACTGCAAATTATACTTGTTTTAAACCAAGTGGTAGATCTTATCTTGGGTCTTCGTCTGTTGCCTGAGCCTATGTTTGAACCTCACACTGTTTCAGCTTGGCGTGTTTCTAAGCTGAGTTGACGAGCAGACAAGGTGTTCGGTTTGTGTACTAGTATATACTCCTACATTGTACAATTGAACTTGGGTAGTAATGTACGTATTGTGGTAATAATGCCTTTTTCTTTGGTGACTTGTCTACAGCATACACCTCCGGCTTCCTCGAGAATTTGCTAGGCTGAGGGGGCCTTCTGATTGAAATTGGATGGAAGAGGCGTCCACTAGCATCATACCTACTCTGGTTTCAAGTTTTTTCATGCTGCGAAAAGAAAACACCTCCGGCTTCTTCTGTTTTTACTTGCTGCGTTGTTTTTCCAGTACACTTGTAATTTTCGCTTGTATGTAATGCAGTGGATCCATAACGTTGGTTCCTCACTATTTGTGTGCGGGCATCATTATCGAGCGCTCCTGCAGACCCTTTATTTACTGTAGATTCGGCCATTGTTTGCGTGCATGTGCTACGAGGCACTTTGATTTGTCTCACATTATTGTCAGCACGTGCTGCAGGCTCGAGATCCGGCTCCGGCCTCCAGTAGTCAGCACAGCACAGCACCAACGGTTTATAGTACTATATTTTGCTTGGAGCGGGACCTATACGTCTATGCGCAGGATAGTTGCACGTGCACCCACTTGCACTGCTACGCAACATGCCGTGGTCGACTCCTCGGGAACGGAAGAAGGCACCACAACACAAGAACGTTATCCTCCCAGACCGTGTCCACGACTCCACGTGTGTGCACTCTCCCAGAGGCAGAGCTGCCTATCTCCGCCCCGCCAATCAACGTCTTCCAGTAGCAACCTCACGCATGGAGGAGAGCATGGTGCAGCCCAAGAGTAGGCCCCGCGAGTGAGCCCGCCCGCCCTCCGCCCTGCCTGCCATGGCagcctccctcctctctccctcggcTCACTGCCACTGCATTACCACGCCCACCAGGGGAACCGGAACGCCGCTGCCTTCCCCGCGGTGCCACCCACCAGCTCCGCTGCGCCGGCCGCGGCCGCGGGGCGCGGTGCTGGTGGCGAGAGGCGCCGCGGTGCCTCCCGAGCAAAGCTTGACGCCTCAGTACCAGACGCTGGGCGACGCCAAGGCTGCGCTGTACCAAGCTCTGGAAggtttgctgctgctgctatttggTGCTTGGTTTCGTTGGTGGTTCTGAACTGGACTCTGATTCCTGTCTGTACTGTTCTGACAAAAGGTATCGACAGAGGAATATTTGGCATAACCTCCGCGAAAAGGTCCCAGATTCATGCTCTGGTGGAGCTCTTGGAGTCCCGGAATCCTACACCGAATCCCACCGACAAATTGCACGACAAGGTACACAAGCATTCATTCGTCTTCCAATTGCTAGTAGTATATGATTCACCTATGTTGCCCCTGATAATACTACCTTGTTTGGGCTGCGGTAATTGAAGTGTTTGACTCGTCCTTGCCATGCTCTTAAGCTTAAGTCTGACTTCAGATTTTCATAGCTTGGTAACTTCTGTTACTAGGAAGATTCATGCTGGCCTGGGCAGTTAATGCATGCCAAATTTTGAAAAACAAGAGGAACACCTGCAATTACTGACTCTGGTCTTGGGACGATGCAAGGTGGACGGCTGCTGGAGGCTCATCTACAGCACGATTTCGATTCTGGGAAAAAGGAGAACCAAGCTGGGCCTGCGAGATTTCATTAGCCTCGGGGATTTCCTCCAGATAATCGATGTCAAGGAGGTTAGTCAAACGTTGCCCATCAAATTTCAGcatccctttttcttttctttttaatttgttCTATAAGTCTTGTATTTATGTAGTCTGTAGCTCCACTTGTAGTACAATTTATGCTTT is a window encoding:
- the LOC123045457 gene encoding fibrillin protein 5 homolog, which gives rise to MAASLLSPSAHCHCITTPTRGTGTPLPSPRCHPPAPLRRPRPRGAVLVARGAAVPPEQSLTPQYQTLGDAKAALYQALEGIDRGIFGITSAKRSQIHALVELLESRNPTPNPTDKLHDKVDGCWRLIYSTISILGKRRTKLGLRDFISLGDFLQIIDVKEEKAVSVIKFSARALKIFSGQLAIEASYTITTKTRVGIKLESSTITPDQLMNIFQKNYDMLLAIFNPEGWLEITYVDESLRIGRDDKANIFVLEKTDPSQV